Proteins from one Podospora pseudoanserina strain CBS 124.78 chromosome 1, whole genome shotgun sequence genomic window:
- a CDS encoding hypothetical protein (EggNog:ENOG503P20U), with product MAFPRHPSSRISDVQLPIMLIADDDDIRDMGSDLKLDSRGRPEEKPRPGPPVPSSSAASSAPQHPIPSMQDAFAESLVEATEGENSGKPKLRTGDAKARREELLDGEHSDPHPAALWRFRPGQQAHELRRLMAQISFGVYLLLNGMANSQILVVSILQGHIDEVDEFLETTLEDMDLAMKDVKLRIEHLRLPMDNIDVFERMLEDQNYRMTILEGNEKIEHILARTQIALKQTTQDLAEGLAATRDFTIYLAEQHHGPWRQERPDVIDIFDAMKGNTDGWFNAFMDLQHKGSSLNALVVRLAGMVSEMDRRAGEVSRRVRSQQLSAATYTSPKHSPKPSDASATTITTPPTSPPRKIPNSPPRLSLRLSTINALTASRPSSFLNFSLPEEPEPAPEERPATPPQAPVPTIQEETETKDTPLSPPKSLPQSSSPPPQSPPQLLTSAVYQPPTRAQPPRPKPSPQPQAPAESPPESPPPPARNPRRLSERPNVLLEAPKLEVHKEEENRAEESTLYLLQPTVYTPQPSPRPSPRPSPRPSPQPSPRIVAERPKPRENVPSAKLDFPSPADSIPKPGTASPKPREQTHRPQTSRAQIVESPRARIVENPRPKVVEIPKPKVIEVRGPKVVEIGARNRAAATKRDVLPDSRYEPRPSSTRTDSFQTTSTRRTDSFGTDSLGSDSMRTESLRDPGNAPEVVPDADLEVDMYPTNNNRTSLRDRISLKMNPPGSIHVPPPDTHHHAVQQHQNYSTSARVAYHNHLQQQNSYQTFQAPDSAYGSGSGSDMERPPVNSITSISSSLADFSPPPSFIAPGLIPSPHSDRQFFRPVQANPYSPLQQRPHTSGTVGGVQQFNFPHPPIPSRNIPSAMGMSVMSNGTTMTTETANSKGGAGLKKKRSAFGWLKKAFSLDEEERAAFEQRRREQMGNDPYAGQAQNSPKFLDGRRIDRPANGYAPSQYSRQGY from the coding sequence ATGGCCTTCCCACGCCACCCATCATCGCGGATATCCGATGTGCAGCTACCAATAATGTTAATcgccgatgacgacgacatcaGGGACATGGGGTCAGATCTCAAGCTGGATTCACGAGGGAGACCCGAGGAAAAGCCGCGGCCGGGACCCCCGGTGCCGTCTTCGTCCgcagcatcatcagcaccacaGCACCCGATCCCTTCCATGCAGGATGCCTTTGCCGAGTCTCTGGTCGAGGCCACCGAAGGTGAAAACTCGGGGAAGCCCAAGCTGAGGACTGGCGATGCCAAAGCTCGTCGTGAGGAGCTGCTCGATGGTGAGCACTCTGACCCTCACCCAGCAGCGTTGTGGCGGTTTCGACCTGGACAACAGGCACACGAGCTTCGGCGGTTGATGGCCCAGATCTCTTTTGGTGTCTATTTACTGCTCAACGGCATGGCCAACAGCCAGATTCTGGTTGTCTCCATCTTGCAAGGGCACATcgacgaggtggacgagTTTCTGGAAACGACACTGGAGGATATGGATCTGGCCATGAAAGATGTGAAGCTCAGGATTGAGCACCTGCGGTTGCCCATGGACAATATTGATGTGTTTGAACGCATGCTGGAGGATCAGAACTACCGGATGACCATTTTGGAGGGCAACGAAAAGATTGAGCATATCCTGGCACGCACTCAGATTGCTCTCAAGCAAACCACGCAAGACCTGGCTGAAGGTCTTGCGGCGACCAGAGATTTTACCATTTATTTGGCCGAGCAGCACCACGGGCCATGGCGACAGGAGCGCCCTGATGTCATTGACATCTTCGATGCTATGAAGGGCAACACAGATGGCTGGTTCAACGCCTTTATGGATTTGCAGCACAAGGGTAGTTCACTGAACgcgttggtggtgagactGGCTGGCATGGTCTCGGAAATGGACCGGAGAGCTGGCGAGGTCAGCCGCAGAGTCAGGTCGCAGCAGCTGAGTGCTGCCACTTACACATCTCCGAAGCACAGTCCCAAGCCATCAGATGCGTCTGCCACAACTATCACAACGCccccgacatcaccaccgaggaAGATCCCCAACTCGCCTCCCCGGTTGTCTTTACGCCTGAGCACGATCAATGCGCTTACAGCATCTAGACCGTCGTCATTCTTGAACTTTTCGCTACCCGAAGAACCTGAGCCTGCCCCGGAGGAACGGCCGGCCACTCCGCCGCAAGCACCTGTGCCGACCATTCAGGAGGAAACAGAGACCAAAGATACTCCGCTGTCGCCTCCCAAATCACTAccccagtcatcatcaccgcctcctcaatcACCCCCGCAACTTTTAACCTCTGCAGTTTATCAGCCACCTACACGAGCACAACCACCGCGACCAAAACCATCACCGCAACCGCAAGCACCAGCCGAATCACCTCCCGAgtcgccgccaccgcctgcTCGAAATCCTCGACGGCTTTCTGAACGACCCAATGTTCTGCTCGAGGCTCCAAAACTGGAAGTGcacaaggaggaggaaaaccGAGCTGAGGAGAGCACTCTGTATCTCTTACAGCCCACAGTCTACACCCCTCAGCCATCACCGCGACCATCACCTCGTCCTTCTCCACGACCATCCCCCCAGCCTTCGCCCAGGATCGTTGCTGAGCGTCCCAAGCCAAGAGAGAATGTCCCTAGTGCCAAGCTCGACTTTCCCTCACCGGCCGACTCGATCCCTAAGCCAGGGACTGCCTCTCCCAAGCCCCGTGAGCAAACCCACAGGCCACAGACGTCTAGGGCCCAGATTGTTGAATCTCCCCGAGCAAGGATCGTGGAGAACCCGAGGCCGAAGGTGGTCGAAatccccaagcccaaggtgATCGAAGTGCGAGGCCCAAAGGTTGTCGAGATTGGAGCGAGGAATCGAGCGGCGGCCACCAAGCGAGATGTTCTCCCCGACTCTAGATATGAGCCGAGGCCATCTTCCACCAGAACCGACTCCTTCCAAACAACCTCTACCAGGAGGACGGATTCATTCGGGACGGATTCTCTCGGATCCGATTCCATGCGAACGGAATCTCTTCGTGACCCAGGGAACGCACCAGAGGTTGTTCCAGACGCAGATCTTGAGGTGGATATGTAccccacaaacaacaaccgcacCTCTCTTCGGGATCGCATCTCCCTGAAGATGAATCCCCCAGGGTCCATCCACGTGCCCCCACCtgacacccaccaccatgccgttcagcaacaccaaaatTACTCAACCTCTGCCCGAGTGGCCTACCATAACCACCTccagcaacaaaacagcTACCAAACCTTCCAAGCCCCAGATTCAGCCTacggctccggctccggctcggACATGGAACGTCCTCCCGTAAACTCCATAACCTctatctcctcctccctagCCGACTTTTCTCCCCCGCCATCCTTCATCGCCCCGGGCCTCATCCCTTCCCCGCACTCAGACAGGCAGTTTTTCCGTCCCGTCCAAGCGAACCCTTACTCCCCTCTCCAGCAACGCCCACACACCTCCGGTACCGTCGGCGGAGTGCAGCAGTTCAACTTCCCGCACCCGCCGATCCCCTCAAGGAATATCCCATCCGCGATGGGCATGTCAGTGATGAGCAACGGGACAACAATGACGACCGAAACAGCCAACTCGAAAGGGGGAGcggggctgaagaagaagaggagcgcgtttgggtggttgaagaaggcgttCAGtctggacgaggaggagagggcggctTTTGAGCAGAGGAGGCGGGAGCAGATGGGGAACGATCCGTATGCGGGACAGGCGCAGAACAGCCCCAAGTTTTTggacgggaggaggattgaTAGGCCGGCGAATGGGTATGCGCCCAGTCAGTATAGTAGACAGGGGTATTAG